From [Flavobacterium] thermophilum:
ATCCTTTTTTCAAAATGCTCATTCTGTTTTCCTCCTTTCCTCCTTTCCTTTATAGTACCATTATTTGGCGGGGCATGTCGAGCAAGCGGCCAAAGAGGAAAATGCGGAAGGTGTTTTCCGTTCGAACCTAGCGTTGCATATCCCGCTTCTCGATAAGGAATCCTATCGATGGGCTATCCATTCGTGCAAGGAGGGAGTTCCCATGGCAGAGGAACAACTGCACTACGGAGAAGACTATCGTTTCATACCTGCGACGTCAGCAGCGAGCGGCCTCGGAGTCAGCGTGCTGCCCGATTTGTACTGCCATACGATCCAAATCGTGAACATTTGTCTTGTCGGCCGCCCGGATGACCGCGCGTTTGTATTAGTCGACGCTGGCATGCCGGGATCAGCCGATGACATTGTTTCAGTCGTGGAAGACCGCTTTGGCAGCGGCAGCCGCCCGCAAGCCATTGTTTTAACCCACGGCCATTTTGACCACGTTGGAGCGATTGTTGAGCTTGTCAAGCATTGGAATGTCCCGGTGTATGCCCATCCGGCTGAACTGCCGTATTTGACTGGAAAGGCGAGCTATCCTGAACCTGACGCTTCCGTCGAGGGCGGCTTCATCGCCAAAATATCACCGTTTTTCCCAAATGAACCGATTCAACTGGGCGATCGCGTTCATCCGCTGCCAGAGGACGGCACCGTCCCGCACTTGCCGGAGTTCCGCTGGATCCACACACCGGGGCACACGCCAGGCCACATTTCGTTATTTCGGCCGCGCGACGCCGCTTTAATCGCCGGCGACGCGTTCGTCACCGTCCGCCAAGATTCACTGTATAAAGTGTTGACCCAGCAAATCGAAATCAGCGGCCCGCCGCGCTATTATACCATCGATTGGCGCGCCGCCCGCGAGTCGGTGCGCAAGTTAGCCGCACTCTTCCCATCGGTCGCTGTCACGGGACACGGCGCCCCAGTAGCAGGAGAGGAATTGCGTGATGGGCTGACGAAGCTCGCTCGTGATTTTGACCGCATCGCTGTCCCAGATTATGGAAAGTACGTCCATTAACGGAACGATTCCACCCGCACTTACGATCGGAAACGAAAGACTTCCCAGTTTGAAATGATCAGCAGCAGGTCGTTGCTAAGAAAAAAAGCTGACCCAAAACGCATTCGCGTTTTGGGTCAGCCTCATTGTCATAAAAAAATGGGCCTAAGTGGACTTGAACCACCGACCTCACGCTTATCAGGCGTGCGCTCTAACCAGCTGAGCTATAGGCCCGCTTATAAGAAATAAAAATGGAGGGGGACGGATTCGAACCGCCGAACCCAAAGGGAGCGGATTTACAGTCCGCCGCGTTTAGCCACTTCGCTACCCCTCCGTAATCGTGATGCCGACTGCAGGACTCGAACCCGCAACCTACTGATTACGATTCAGTTGCTCTACCAATTGAGCTAAGTCGGCATAAAATAAATGCAAGAAGGTGGCACATTGTTGTGCTCTATGCCTCTTCCTCTACAAGCTGTTTCGAGGAAGCAGGATGCGTCGAGGCAACTCGAAGCCGACTCGACGATGCAGGTGCTCGTCTCTACCAATTGAGCTAAGTCGGCATGATCGAAATAAGACTGTGACTCGCTAGTTTCCGTTGTGTCCCTTCCTCTCCCAGCCAATTCGAAGACGCTGGATGCGTCGGGACAACTCGAAGCCGACTCGACGAAGCAGGTGCTCGTCTCTACCAATTGAGCTAAGTCAATATTTATGGCGGAGGAGGAGGGATTCGAACCCCCGCGGGCTGTGACACCCCTATCGGTTTTCGAAACCGACCCCTTCAGCCAGACTTGGGTACTCCTCCATAGCTGTTTGGAGCGATGCGGTCGAGAGGACTT
This genomic window contains:
- a CDS encoding hydroxyacylglutathione hydrolase codes for the protein MAEEQLHYGEDYRFIPATSAASGLGVSVLPDLYCHTIQIVNICLVGRPDDRAFVLVDAGMPGSADDIVSVVEDRFGSGSRPQAIVLTHGHFDHVGAIVELVKHWNVPVYAHPAELPYLTGKASYPEPDASVEGGFIAKISPFFPNEPIQLGDRVHPLPEDGTVPHLPEFRWIHTPGHTPGHISLFRPRDAALIAGDAFVTVRQDSLYKVLTQQIEISGPPRYYTIDWRAARESVRKLAALFPSVAVTGHGAPVAGEELRDGLTKLARDFDRIAVPDYGKYVH